One Pararhodobacter sp. DNA window includes the following coding sequences:
- a CDS encoding ATP-binding protein, whose product MDIETSGAIRLFFPNPSLTLVYFEALANALDAGATEVSIDIDVQAFDKPDTLKITVSDNGDGFTDENFERFRKLLRPRDKFHKGIGRLVFLNYFSRVEVTSTRDKWRRNFIFKDGFDGNAPLEILTDEQPAKTALVFNGFAKDRVKSYDDLKPDALKPLLIEQFLPTLDARKRDGKAFKISVNLKTSESNAQKEFFPHETAITPDDLPSMTKITIQDDSLDAISTIDMYYYIESVAGKGSSLIAFSIDGRTIPANLIPPASFPAGYLCVFLFESEIFHSNADSSRQKLVLPEGIQEARLFRLLRRELGKVLADKIPQITERNGKIKEQFEEQFPHLLGYFEDDTVGLIDRDDALEIAQQRFFRVQKEILQCEKLSEAAYEKSLELSSRTLTEYILYREKIIGRMKEMTADNAEAEIHNLIVPRFKEFSQDTMSSEIYQNNAWLLDDKFMVFRSILSERSMDAVINAIRLDEESVGDTGRPDIAMIFSADPSDAAPVDVVVVEIKKKTNEEKDNFYAVNQLLDRAGKLVAYCPNIQRVWYYAIMNINDTTAFRLRQFKWTPFFSKGKVYYQEFDTPHPDGRIIPTPTFVVSFDAIVADAECRNHTFLEILRDGMKKYADDQNNGNSPVDE is encoded by the coding sequence ATGGACATTGAAACCTCCGGGGCCATCAGGCTGTTTTTCCCCAACCCGTCATTGACATTGGTTTATTTTGAAGCCCTAGCCAATGCGCTGGATGCTGGTGCAACCGAGGTATCCATCGATATTGATGTGCAGGCATTTGACAAGCCGGACACACTGAAAATCACTGTTTCAGACAACGGTGACGGATTTACGGATGAGAACTTTGAGCGTTTCAGGAAGCTGCTTAGACCTAGGGATAAGTTCCACAAAGGCATAGGTCGACTGGTATTCCTTAACTACTTCAGTCGGGTAGAGGTAACCAGTACTCGCGATAAATGGCGCAGAAACTTCATCTTTAAAGATGGTTTCGATGGCAATGCGCCACTCGAAATCCTGACAGATGAGCAACCAGCCAAGACGGCGTTGGTATTCAATGGTTTTGCCAAAGATCGCGTCAAATCCTATGACGATCTGAAGCCCGACGCACTTAAACCACTTTTGATCGAACAATTTCTGCCTACGCTGGACGCGCGCAAGCGTGACGGCAAGGCATTCAAGATTTCCGTTAATCTGAAAACCAGTGAAAGCAACGCACAGAAGGAGTTCTTTCCTCACGAAACGGCGATAACGCCCGATGACTTGCCGTCAATGACCAAGATCACGATCCAAGATGATTCGCTGGACGCCATCTCGACCATTGATATGTACTACTACATTGAATCGGTAGCAGGGAAAGGTAGCTCTCTTATAGCGTTCAGTATCGATGGCCGAACGATACCAGCCAACCTGATACCGCCTGCATCATTTCCAGCGGGCTATCTGTGTGTATTCCTATTCGAGTCTGAAATCTTTCACTCCAATGCGGATAGTTCGCGGCAGAAGCTGGTGTTGCCCGAAGGCATACAAGAAGCACGTCTTTTCCGTTTGCTGCGCCGCGAGCTCGGCAAGGTGCTGGCGGACAAAATTCCGCAAATCACCGAAAGAAATGGAAAAATCAAAGAGCAGTTTGAAGAGCAATTTCCGCACTTGCTCGGCTATTTCGAGGACGATACCGTTGGCCTGATTGATCGGGACGATGCTTTGGAAATTGCCCAGCAGCGGTTCTTTCGGGTTCAGAAAGAAATACTTCAGTGCGAAAAGCTGAGTGAGGCTGCGTACGAAAAGTCGTTGGAGCTGTCATCGCGCACCTTGACTGAATACATTTTGTACCGCGAAAAAATTATCGGTCGCATGAAAGAGATGACGGCAGATAATGCAGAGGCCGAAATACACAACCTTATTGTCCCAAGGTTCAAAGAATTCTCGCAGGACACCATGTCTTCAGAGATTTACCAGAACAATGCCTGGTTGCTCGACGATAAATTCATGGTGTTTCGGAGCATCCTGAGTGAGAGGAGCATGGATGCCGTCATCAATGCCATACGCCTTGATGAAGAAAGCGTAGGCGACACGGGCAGGCCAGATATTGCCATGATTTTCTCGGCTGACCCGAGCGATGCCGCACCCGTCGATGTGGTGGTTGTTGAAATAAAGAAGAAAACCAACGAAGAAAAAGACAATTTTTATGCAGTCAATCAACTGCTCGATCGAGCAGGGAAGCTGGTGGCGTATTGCCCGAACATTCAAAGAGTCTGGTATTACGCGATCATGAACATCAATGACACGACAGCATTTCGGTTGCGACAATTCAAGTGGACGCCTTTTTTCTCAAAAGGCAAGGTTTATTACCAGGAGTTCGACACGCCACACCCTGATGGCCGGATTATTCCAACGCCAACCTTTGTTGTGTCTTTCGATGCGATCGTGGCAGATGCTGAATGTAGGAATCACACATTCCTTGAGATTCTGCGAGACGGGATGAAGAAATATGCGGACGATCAGAATAACGGTAATTCACCGGTTGACGAATAA
- a CDS encoding DNA methyltransferase yields the protein MNDLLQDYRSEAAGPVECLGQTFASDSVRREHFLKLLAEKLQDPTFRKQEGFPQGTDEAILAMSDPPYYTACPNPWLVEFVAHYGKPYDPAVKYSREPLAIDVSVGKTDAIYKAHSYHTKVPHLAIVPSILHYTQPGDVVLDGFAGSGMTGVAAQWCGTAPTSYRFELEQAWKKEGRAAPRWGARRAVLNDLSPAATFMSANYNIPFDVDVFAKAGKQLLQSVEQDIGWMYETLHSDGKSKGRIDYTVWSQLYSCPECAGEVNFTEEALDEESKRVKDEFPCPHCGAELTKTRLERLYTTKADVSTGKSIQVPKRAATLIVYTVGKTRYEKKPTSDDLNVIQRIESLPLPPQVPTTEIPPMHMTHERARMDYVGITHIHHFFLPRAAQAMGKLWEKAQGQSDARIREFLLFMVEQGIRGMSLLNRYKPIQYGRIGGSQVGLDMPGVLLRFSHFKRGQPLVPV from the coding sequence ATGAACGACCTACTTCAAGACTACCGCAGCGAAGCCGCCGGCCCCGTCGAATGCCTCGGCCAGACTTTCGCCAGCGACAGCGTGCGGCGTGAACACTTTCTCAAGCTGCTGGCCGAAAAGCTACAAGACCCGACGTTCCGCAAGCAGGAAGGTTTTCCACAGGGCACGGATGAAGCCATTCTCGCCATGTCCGACCCGCCGTACTACACCGCCTGCCCAAATCCGTGGTTGGTGGAATTCGTGGCGCACTATGGCAAGCCTTACGACCCGGCGGTGAAATACAGCCGCGAGCCATTGGCGATTGACGTCTCCGTGGGCAAGACCGACGCCATCTACAAGGCGCACAGCTACCACACCAAGGTGCCGCATCTCGCCATCGTGCCGTCCATCCTCCACTACACCCAGCCGGGCGACGTGGTGCTGGACGGCTTTGCCGGGTCGGGCATGACCGGCGTGGCCGCGCAATGGTGCGGCACGGCCCCTACTAGTTACCGGTTTGAGTTGGAGCAAGCGTGGAAGAAAGAAGGCCGCGCCGCGCCTAGGTGGGGTGCGCGCCGTGCAGTGCTCAACGACCTATCGCCCGCTGCCACGTTCATGAGCGCGAACTACAACATCCCGTTCGATGTGGATGTCTTCGCCAAGGCGGGCAAGCAGCTGCTCCAGTCGGTCGAGCAGGACATTGGCTGGATGTACGAAACGCTGCACAGCGATGGCAAGAGCAAAGGGCGCATCGACTATACGGTGTGGAGCCAACTTTATAGCTGCCCCGAGTGTGCGGGCGAAGTGAACTTCACCGAAGAAGCGTTGGACGAAGAGTCCAAGCGCGTCAAAGATGAGTTTCCATGTCCGCATTGCGGCGCTGAACTGACCAAGACCCGGTTGGAGCGTCTGTACACGACGAAGGCTGATGTCAGCACCGGCAAGTCCATCCAAGTGCCCAAGCGTGCGGCGACGCTTATTGTTTACACGGTTGGCAAGACGCGATACGAAAAGAAGCCAACGTCGGATGACTTGAATGTTATTCAGCGCATTGAGTCGTTGCCTCTTCCGCCACAAGTGCCCACGACCGAAATCCCGCCAATGCACATGACGCATGAGCGGGCGCGGATGGACTATGTGGGGATCACTCATATCCACCACTTTTTCCTACCGCGTGCCGCGCAAGCAATGGGAAAGCTTTGGGAGAAAGCTCAAGGACAATCCGACGCACGTATTCGGGAATTCCTACTGTTCATGGTCGAACAGGGAATTCGAGGAATGTCCCTCTTGAATCGCTACAAACCGATTCAGTATGGACGCATAGGTGGATCTCAGGTTGGTCTGGATATGCCTGGGGTTCTACTACGTTTCAGCCATTTCAAGCGAGGTCAGCCCTTGGTACCAGTTTGA
- a CDS encoding DNA methyltransferase, with the protein MDYIFTDPPFGENIYYADLNFLVEAWHGVTTDAKPEAIIDRYKKKALPDYQHLMQRCFAEYQRVLKPGRWMTVVFSNSKAAVWNAIQVALQQAGFVVAEVTALDKVQGSYRQVTSTTAVKQDLVISAYKPNGGLEDRFKHSGATVESVWDFVQTHLQQLSVIKVKNGELEFIVERDPRRIYDRMVAWFVRHDAPVPLFD; encoded by the coding sequence GTGGACTACATCTTCACAGACCCACCTTTTGGCGAAAACATTTATTACGCTGATCTCAACTTTCTGGTTGAGGCTTGGCATGGTGTTACGACGGACGCAAAGCCGGAGGCAATTATTGACCGCTATAAGAAGAAGGCGCTACCCGACTACCAGCACCTGATGCAACGCTGTTTCGCCGAATACCAGCGCGTGTTGAAACCCGGCCGCTGGATGACGGTGGTGTTCTCCAACAGCAAGGCAGCGGTATGGAATGCCATTCAGGTTGCCCTGCAGCAAGCAGGCTTTGTGGTGGCAGAGGTCACGGCGCTGGACAAGGTGCAAGGCAGCTACCGGCAGGTGACCTCAACGACTGCGGTGAAGCAGGACCTGGTGATTTCAGCCTATAAGCCCAATGGTGGGCTGGAGGACCGCTTCAAGCACAGCGGCGCTACGGTAGAGTCAGTTTGGGACTTCGTGCAAACCCACTTGCAACAGCTGTCGGTCATCAAGGTAAAGAATGGTGAGCTTGAGTTCATCGTCGAGCGGGACCCGCGTCGCATCTATGACCGCATGGTGGCGTGGTTTGTGCGCCATGACGCGCCTGTGCCGCTGTTCGACTGA